In the Passer domesticus isolate bPasDom1 chromosome 4, bPasDom1.hap1, whole genome shotgun sequence genome, one interval contains:
- the SORBS2 gene encoding sorbin and SH3 domain-containing protein 2 isoform X23 translates to MKAAEPLQTVDRPKDWYKTMFKQIHMVHKPGSYSPSFSAQAHPAAKTQTYRPLSKSASDSSSDAFKVSSPLPPHVPPPVPPHRMRQRSTPEKNDWDPPDRKVDTRKFRSEPRSIFEYEPGKSSILEHERPTDRINPDDIDLENEPWYKFFSELEFGRPPPKKLLDYVQDSSSGVSNEASLYHHYSTDRGLDRPSSSASTASDYRKRRKSEPAVSHQRAHSDQNANRANLGRTDTQGSCSTLRKPLTSSSPSSPSRAKGGDISKVYPSLLSYSVHNHNTSNELDYCSTYRQHLAVPNDSRRATSYKNGWQMTRQNAEVWSSTEEAASPKRKSRSCDDLLTDDHDNYPDAQAKAESMGSLLCEEDSKEICSMNWNSPYVEGRGSGRSRVRHRSAHDAPGFLKMYKKMHRINRKDLMNSEVICSVKSRILQYEKEQHKGILQGWRESSTEEVPRDMVPTRISEFEKLIQKSKSMPNLGDDMLSTVTLEPPKNGLCPQRRFSIESLLEEETPVRHPSQVQRSYKSKTLVPIHIEVTSDEPQRSHIDFSDSDQDGVVSDLSDFIQIEGSSFCSESDFDHFSFTSSESFYGSGHHHHHHHHHHRHLISSCKGRCPASYTRFTTMLKHERAKQETTEDPRRQEAESGLSKIAFLVSPVPFRRKKSAAPKKQTEKKKCKSSVFEALDSALKDICDQIKAEKRRGSLPDNSILHRLITELLPDIPERNSSLKALKKSPTHQPFHPLPQDGAIHCPLYQNDCGRLPLSASFPDMDATNNNDSALCFQVDQESPGSYSSAFTDVGRCTPRERRGTADKEKLPARAVYDFKAQTSKELSFKKGDTVYILRKIDQNWYEGEHHGRVGIFPISYVEKLSPPEKAQPARPPPPAQIGEIGEAVAKYNFSADTNVELSLRKGDRVILLKRVDQNWYEGKIPGTNKQGIFPVSYVEVIKKNPSKGVDDYPDPPIPQSYSSDRIHHLSSTKLPSQALTPLSRQPSSWSHIDEKILQVDCSDLFSRTVGFSPSGMCNLTSPSVSDSFLCDLEELSSLALATSQTVAISPGNSIHHVKDGHFMPNTEVFLSSPTDLPLSSLVSPSVSSSANSSHDIAYKHVTNNTKSGKDKDIESIIDPLVIEEPRDLSDTTREGERGAMRNIHSPYEEGSLSSVLAASAENEEEICTADLSLNRGDQSEPQESDFSGEAQDTTEELTRLYIEEDLVHDSLEFPTASEEDSMDCYEGYTSPNIFKAPTSHSVPTVSLSTASLSAPLLSKPLHQQEKDSLQLKANLKRELFVMGKPPRSPVMTKRSCSSPVRGHSYSHRPQRPVLSHENIHGGGEPFQALYNYTPRNEDELELREGDVIDVMEKCDDGWFVGTSRRTKLFGTFPGNYVKRL, encoded by the exons ATGAAAGCGGCAGAGCCCTTGCAG ACAGTTGACAGGCCAAAGGATTGGTACAAGACAATGTTCAAGCAAATCCATATGGTTCATAAGCCTG GTAGCTACAGTCCATCCTTCTCTGCTCAGGCACACCCAGCTGCAAAGACACAGACATACAGACCACTGTCCAAAAGTGCTTCTGACAGTAGCTCCGATGCCTTTAAGGTCTCGTCCCCTTTGCCACCCCACGTGCCACCACCAGTACCACCACATCGTATGAGGCAACGGTCTACACCAGAAAA GAACGACTGGGATCCTCCTGACAGAAAGGTAGATACTCGCAAGTTCCGTTCTGAACCAAGAAGTATTTTTGAGTATGAGCCAGGAAAGTCATCCATCCTTGAACACGAAAGACCG ACTGATCGCATAAACCCAGATGACATAGATTTAGAAAACGAACCCTGGTATAAATTCTTTTCAGAGCTGGAGTTTGGACGTCCG CCACCTAAAAAGCTTTTGGACTATGTTCAAGACAGTTCTTCTGGTGTTTCCAATGAG GCTTCCTTATATCATCACTATTCAACAGACAGAGGCTTGGACAGGCCCTCCAG TTCTGCAAGTACTGCAAGTGACTacagaaagagaaggaagtCAGAGCCTGCTGTAAGTCACCAGAGGGCACACAGCGATCAGAACGCCAACAGAGCTAACCTGGGCCGTACAGACACACAGGGCTCATGTTCCACCCTTAGGAAGCCTTTAACTAGCTCATCTCCTTCTTCTCCATCACGAGCTAAAG GTGGGGATATTAGCAAAGTATATCCATCCCTTTTAAGTTACTCAGTGCACAACCACAACACCTCAAATGAATTAGATTACTGTAGCACTTACAGACAACATTTAGCTGTTCCAAATGATTCAAGAAGGGCAACCAGCTACAAGAATGGCTGGCAAATGACTCGGCAAAATGCAGAAGTCTGGAGTAGCACAGAGGAAGCTGCTTCTCCAAAGAGGAAATCTCGTAGCTGTGATGACCTGTTGACAGATGATCACGATAACTATCCCGATGCACAGGCCAAGGCTGAAAGCATGGGCTCTCTCTTGTGTGAGGAGGACTCCAAAGAAATTTGCTCAATGAACTGGAACTCCCCATATGTTGAGGGCCGTGGTAGTGGTAGGTCAAGAGTTCGTCACAGATCTGCACATGATGCTCCAGGTTTCCTGAAGATGTACAAAAAGATGCACCGCATCAATCGCAAGGACTTGATGAATTCTGAGGTGATTTGTTCTGTCAAGTCCAGAATACTGCAATATGAAAAAGAGCAGCACAAAGGTATACTTCAAGGCTGGAGAGAGTCTTCTACTGAGGAGGTGCCCAGAGACATGGTGCCAACCAGAATATCTGAATTTGAAAAGTTAATTCAGAAGTCAAAATCAATGCCGAACCTTGGTGATGACATGTTGTCAACTGTTACATTAGAGCCTCCTAAAAATGGCTTGTGTCCACAGAGGCGATTTTCTATCGAATCCCTGCTGGAAGAAGAAACTCCAGTCAGACATCCCTCTCAGGTACAACGGAGCTACAAGTCTAAAACCCTGGTGCCAATTCATATTGAAGTGACCAGTGATGAGCCACAACGATCACATATAGATTTTTCAGACAGCGATCAAGATGGAGTGGTTTCTGATCTCAGTGACTTTATCCAGATAGAGGGTTCATCCTTTTGTAGTGAAAGTGACTTTGATCACTTTTCCTTCACTTCATCTGAAAGCTTTTATGGATCAGgccatcaccaccaccaccaccaccaccaccacaggcatctcatcagctcctgcaaAGGGCGATGCCCAGCATCCTACACCCGGTTCACCACCATGCTAAAACATGAAAGGGCTAAGCAAGAAACCACTGAAGATCCAAGGAGACAGGAGGCAGAATCCGGCCTGTCTAAGATAGCATTCCTCGTCAGTCCAGTGCCTTTCCGGAGGAAAAAAAGTGCAGCTCctaaaaaacaaactgaaaagaaaaaatgcaagtCATCTGTGTTTGAAGCACTAGATTCTGCACTTAAAGACATCTGTGACCAAATCAAAGCTGAAAAAAGGCGGGGAAGCTTGCCCGACAACAGTATATTACACAGACTTATTACTGAGCTGCTTCCAGACATTCCAGAAAGGAATTCATCTCTTAAAGCTCTGAAAAAGAGTCCCACGCACCAGCCTTTTCATCCACTGCCTCAAGATGGTGCTATCCATTGTCCACTGTACCAGAATGATTGTGGAAGATTACCTCTTAGTGCCTCTTTTCCAGACATGGATGCAACTAACAACAATGATAGTGCACTGTGTTTCCAAG tagaCCAGGAGTCTCCTGGAAGCTATTCTTCTGCTTTCACTGATGTGGGACGATGTACTCCAAGGGAGAGAAGAGGAACTGCAGACAAAGAG AAACTGCCAGCTAGAGCTGTATATGACTTTAAAGCTCAAACTTCTAA AGAGCTGTCCTTTAAGAAAGGAGATACTGTCTATATCCTCAGGAAAATTGATCAAAACTGGTATGAGGGTGAGCACCATGGAAGAGTTGGAATATTCCCAATTTCTTATGTTGAG aAACTTTCTCCTCCAGAAAAAGCACAGCCTGCCAGGCCACCTCCCCCTGCACAGATTGGAGAGATTGGAGAAGCTGTTGCCAAATATAATTTCAGCGCAGACACAAATGTGGAGTTATCACTTAGAAAG GGAGACAGAGTAATTCTTCTTAAGCGAGTTGATCAAAACTGGTATGAAGGTAAAATACCAGGAACCAACAAACAAGGCATCTTCCCTGTCTCCTATGTAGAAGTCATCAAAAAGAATCCATCAAAAGGTGTAGATGACTATCCTGACCCTCCAATACCCCAAAGCTATTCTAGTGACAGAATACATCATTTAAGTTCAACTAAG TTGCCTTCCCAAGCACTGACCCCACTTTCCAGACAACCATCATCTTGGTCACACATTGATGAAAAGATTCTCCAGGTTGACTGTAGTGACTTGTTCTCAAGGACTGTTGGGTTTTCACCTTCAGGCATGTGCAACTTAACTTCTCCATCAGTTTCAGACAGCTTTCTTTGTGACTTAGAAGAACTCAGTTCTTTGGCATTAGCAACCTCCCAAACTGTAGCAATCTCCCCAGGTAATAGCATTCACCACGTTAAGGATGGTCACTTTATGCCAAATACAGAGGTGTTTCTCAGCTCTCCTACAGATCTCCCTCTGTCCTCTCTTGTATCTCCCTCTGTCTCATCTTCAGCCAACTCATCTCATGATATAGCATATAAGCATGTCACCAACAATACCAAGTCAGGAAAAGATAAAGACATAGAAAGCATAATTGACCCTTTAGTTATTGAAGAACCTAGAGATTTGTCAGATACTACAAGAGAAGGTGAACGTGGGGCTATGCGTAACATCCATTCGCCATATGAAGAAGGTTCCTTGTCCAGTGTGCTAGCTGCAAGTGCTGAAAACGAAGAGGAAATCTGCACTGCAGACCTGTCACTTAATAGAGGGGATCAGTCAGAACCTCAAGAATCAGATTTCTCCGGAGAAGCACAAGACACAACAGAAGAACTGACTAGACTGTATATAGAGGAGGATCTAGTACATGACAGTTTAGAATTCCCAACAGCAAGTGAAGAAGATTCTATGGATTGTTATGAAGGATATACTTCACCAAATATCTTTAAG GCACCTACTTCCCACTCCGTTCCTACAGTATCCCTGTCTActgcttccctctctgctcctctcctctctaAACCCTTACATCAGCAGGAGAAAGACTCACTACAGTTAAAG GCTAATTTAAAGAGGGAGCTATTTGTTATGGGTAAACCTCCTCGTAGCCCAGTGATGACTAAGAGATCCTGCAGCTCACCTGTCAGAGGTCACAGCTATTCACACAGG CCACAACGCCCTGTGCTTTCTCATGAAAATATACACGGTGGGGGGGAACC
- the SORBS2 gene encoding sorbin and SH3 domain-containing protein 2 isoform X30, which translates to MKAAEPLQTVDRPKDWYKTMFKQIHMVHKPGSYSPSFSAQAHPAAKTQTYRPLSKSASDSSSDAFKVSSPLPPHVPPPVPPHRMRQRSTPEKNDWDPPDRKVDTRKFRSEPRSIFEYEPGKSSILEHERPASLYHHYSTDRGLDRPSSSASTASDYRKRRKSEPAVSHQRAHSDQNANRANLGRTDTQGSCSTLRKPLTSSSPSSPSRAKGGDISKVYPSLLSYSVHNHNTSNELDYCSTYRQHLAVPNDSRRATSYKNGWQMTRQNAEVWSSTEEAASPKRKSRSCDDLLTDDHDNYPDAQAKAESMGSLLCEEDSKEICSMNWNSPYVEGRGSGRSRVRHRSAHDAPGFLKMYKKMHRINRKDLMNSEVICSVKSRILQYEKEQHKGILQGWRESSTEEVPRDMVPTRISEFEKLIQKSKSMPNLGDDMLSTVTLEPPKNGLCPQRRFSIESLLEEETPVRHPSQVQRSYKSKTLVPIHIEVTSDEPQRSHIDFSDSDQDGVVSDLSDFIQIEGSSFCSESDFDHFSFTSSESFYGSGHHHHHHHHHHRHLISSCKGRCPASYTRFTTMLKHERAKQETTEDPRRQEAESGLSKIAFLVSPVPFRRKKSAAPKKQTEKKKCKSSVFEALDSALKDICDQIKAEKRRGSLPDNSILHRLITELLPDIPERNSSLKALKKSPTHQPFHPLPQDGAIHCPLYQNDCGRLPLSASFPDMDATNNNDSALCFQDQESPGSYSSAFTDVGRCTPRERRGTADKEKLPARAVYDFKAQTSKELSFKKGDTVYILRKIDQNWYEGEHHGRVGIFPISYVEKLSPPEKAQPARPPPPAQIGEIGEAVAKYNFSADTNVELSLRKGDRVILLKRVDQNWYEGKIPGTNKQGIFPVSYVEVIKKNPSKGVDDYPDPPIPQSYSSDRIHHLSSTKPQRPVLSHENIHGGGEPFQALYNYTPRNEDELELREGDVIDVMEKCDDGWFVGTSRRTKLFGTFPGNYVKRL; encoded by the exons ATGAAAGCGGCAGAGCCCTTGCAG ACAGTTGACAGGCCAAAGGATTGGTACAAGACAATGTTCAAGCAAATCCATATGGTTCATAAGCCTG GTAGCTACAGTCCATCCTTCTCTGCTCAGGCACACCCAGCTGCAAAGACACAGACATACAGACCACTGTCCAAAAGTGCTTCTGACAGTAGCTCCGATGCCTTTAAGGTCTCGTCCCCTTTGCCACCCCACGTGCCACCACCAGTACCACCACATCGTATGAGGCAACGGTCTACACCAGAAAA GAACGACTGGGATCCTCCTGACAGAAAGGTAGATACTCGCAAGTTCCGTTCTGAACCAAGAAGTATTTTTGAGTATGAGCCAGGAAAGTCATCCATCCTTGAACACGAAAGACCG GCTTCCTTATATCATCACTATTCAACAGACAGAGGCTTGGACAGGCCCTCCAG TTCTGCAAGTACTGCAAGTGACTacagaaagagaaggaagtCAGAGCCTGCTGTAAGTCACCAGAGGGCACACAGCGATCAGAACGCCAACAGAGCTAACCTGGGCCGTACAGACACACAGGGCTCATGTTCCACCCTTAGGAAGCCTTTAACTAGCTCATCTCCTTCTTCTCCATCACGAGCTAAAG GTGGGGATATTAGCAAAGTATATCCATCCCTTTTAAGTTACTCAGTGCACAACCACAACACCTCAAATGAATTAGATTACTGTAGCACTTACAGACAACATTTAGCTGTTCCAAATGATTCAAGAAGGGCAACCAGCTACAAGAATGGCTGGCAAATGACTCGGCAAAATGCAGAAGTCTGGAGTAGCACAGAGGAAGCTGCTTCTCCAAAGAGGAAATCTCGTAGCTGTGATGACCTGTTGACAGATGATCACGATAACTATCCCGATGCACAGGCCAAGGCTGAAAGCATGGGCTCTCTCTTGTGTGAGGAGGACTCCAAAGAAATTTGCTCAATGAACTGGAACTCCCCATATGTTGAGGGCCGTGGTAGTGGTAGGTCAAGAGTTCGTCACAGATCTGCACATGATGCTCCAGGTTTCCTGAAGATGTACAAAAAGATGCACCGCATCAATCGCAAGGACTTGATGAATTCTGAGGTGATTTGTTCTGTCAAGTCCAGAATACTGCAATATGAAAAAGAGCAGCACAAAGGTATACTTCAAGGCTGGAGAGAGTCTTCTACTGAGGAGGTGCCCAGAGACATGGTGCCAACCAGAATATCTGAATTTGAAAAGTTAATTCAGAAGTCAAAATCAATGCCGAACCTTGGTGATGACATGTTGTCAACTGTTACATTAGAGCCTCCTAAAAATGGCTTGTGTCCACAGAGGCGATTTTCTATCGAATCCCTGCTGGAAGAAGAAACTCCAGTCAGACATCCCTCTCAGGTACAACGGAGCTACAAGTCTAAAACCCTGGTGCCAATTCATATTGAAGTGACCAGTGATGAGCCACAACGATCACATATAGATTTTTCAGACAGCGATCAAGATGGAGTGGTTTCTGATCTCAGTGACTTTATCCAGATAGAGGGTTCATCCTTTTGTAGTGAAAGTGACTTTGATCACTTTTCCTTCACTTCATCTGAAAGCTTTTATGGATCAGgccatcaccaccaccaccaccaccaccaccacaggcatctcatcagctcctgcaaAGGGCGATGCCCAGCATCCTACACCCGGTTCACCACCATGCTAAAACATGAAAGGGCTAAGCAAGAAACCACTGAAGATCCAAGGAGACAGGAGGCAGAATCCGGCCTGTCTAAGATAGCATTCCTCGTCAGTCCAGTGCCTTTCCGGAGGAAAAAAAGTGCAGCTCctaaaaaacaaactgaaaagaaaaaatgcaagtCATCTGTGTTTGAAGCACTAGATTCTGCACTTAAAGACATCTGTGACCAAATCAAAGCTGAAAAAAGGCGGGGAAGCTTGCCCGACAACAGTATATTACACAGACTTATTACTGAGCTGCTTCCAGACATTCCAGAAAGGAATTCATCTCTTAAAGCTCTGAAAAAGAGTCCCACGCACCAGCCTTTTCATCCACTGCCTCAAGATGGTGCTATCCATTGTCCACTGTACCAGAATGATTGTGGAAGATTACCTCTTAGTGCCTCTTTTCCAGACATGGATGCAACTAACAACAATGATAGTGCACTGTGTTTCCAAG aCCAGGAGTCTCCTGGAAGCTATTCTTCTGCTTTCACTGATGTGGGACGATGTACTCCAAGGGAGAGAAGAGGAACTGCAGACAAAGAG AAACTGCCAGCTAGAGCTGTATATGACTTTAAAGCTCAAACTTCTAA AGAGCTGTCCTTTAAGAAAGGAGATACTGTCTATATCCTCAGGAAAATTGATCAAAACTGGTATGAGGGTGAGCACCATGGAAGAGTTGGAATATTCCCAATTTCTTATGTTGAG aAACTTTCTCCTCCAGAAAAAGCACAGCCTGCCAGGCCACCTCCCCCTGCACAGATTGGAGAGATTGGAGAAGCTGTTGCCAAATATAATTTCAGCGCAGACACAAATGTGGAGTTATCACTTAGAAAG GGAGACAGAGTAATTCTTCTTAAGCGAGTTGATCAAAACTGGTATGAAGGTAAAATACCAGGAACCAACAAACAAGGCATCTTCCCTGTCTCCTATGTAGAAGTCATCAAAAAGAATCCATCAAAAGGTGTAGATGACTATCCTGACCCTCCAATACCCCAAAGCTATTCTAGTGACAGAATACATCATTTAAGTTCAACTAAG CCACAACGCCCTGTGCTTTCTCATGAAAATATACACGGTGGGGGGGAACC